The region GAGAAACTTAATGGTGATGGTTATCCTGAAGGACTTACAGGTGATTGTATACCTCTGCAGGCTCGCATCCTGGCTCTTTCAGATGTATTTGAAGCACTCACTGCAACCAGACCCTATAAGAAATCTAAAAAACTATCTGAAACATATAAAATTCTTGATAAAATGGTCACTGCTAATGAGATCGATGAGGATTTATACAAGTTTGCAGTTGAGCAGGATATTTTTCTTAAATACGCCCAAAAGCATTTGACAGAAGATCAAATTGATCGATAAATGAGGTATCTATATGGATTATGTTAATGTAAAACCGGTTATTTGTGTAAGCAGGTGTTTGGGATTTGATAACTGTCGCTGGAATGGTGATACAATTAATGATAGTTTTGTTAACATATTAAAAGATTTTGTGGAATTTCACACCATATGTCCTGAATCTGATATTGGCCTGGGTATTCCCCGCAATCCGGTAAGATTGATAAAGGGCGAATCAGAAGATGATATTTACATGATCCAGCCGGCAACTGGAGTAGATTGCACCTTGAAAATGATAGAATATTCCCAAAGAATATTAGATAAAATGGACAGGGTTGATGGTTTTCTGCTCAAAAATGCTTCACCATCCTGCGGAATAAATAATATTAAGCTATATGCAAGTGCTGCGAAGGGTTCCATGATTGCTAAAACCAGTGGGCTTTTTGCTGCTGCTGCTCAGATAAAATTCCCACATGCAGCATTTGAGGATGAAGGCCGACTGCATAATTTCATCTTAAGAGAAAACTGGCTTATCGATATCTTCTCTATCGCCAGATTCCGGGCTTTAAAAGAAGTACGAAAAATTGCTGCTTTATATGATTTCCATGCTCAGCATAAATACCTCTTCATGTCATACAGCCATAAAAAGATGCAGAATCTGGGTCATATCCTGGCGAATCATGATAAAAGCAAACTTGCTGATATATATCAGGAATATGAAAAAGGATTACTGGAATTATTAGCACTCAATCCTAGTATTCCCCGCAGGATCAATGTCTTAATGCACATGTTTGGTTATTTCTCAAAAGAGCTTAATCCTGAGGAAAGACAATATTTTCTTAATATCCTGGAAGAATACCGTCGAGGTTCCATGCCTTTCATAGTTCCCATTGAATTGATCAGGAACTGGGCATTAAGATTCAATAGTGACTATATCCTCAAACAGATAATTTTGCAGCCATATCCCAAAGAACTGCTACTGCTATCTGATTCTGGAAGGGGCAGGAACATTAAACGCTAATCAAAGCGTTTCACAGGACGATGACAATAGGGTTGTCCTCCCTTTTTCTGATAATAATCCTGATGATAATTCTCTGCCAGCCAGAATTCTCCTGCGATTGCCAGTTCGGTTACAACATTATATCCCTTATTATTTAAAATATTTATCAGATTTTGAGTCGTTTCCCGTTGCTTTTCATCTTGGTAGAATATTGCAGAACGATATTGTTTCCCATGATCCGGTCCTTGTTTATCCAATTGCGTGGGATCATGTATCTCAAAGAATTTTATGATAATATCTTTATAAGTAATTTTCTCAGGATCAAATATCACCCGTACCGTTTCTGCATGACCGGTTTGTCCACTGCCTACCTGGTAATAATCCGGTTCATCAACGCTGCCTCCCATATAACCAGATTCTGCAGAGATCACTCCCTCCAGTTCTTCCAGATAATATTCCACTCCCCAGAAGCAGCCTCCAGCCA is a window of Candidatus Stygibacter australis DNA encoding:
- a CDS encoding DUF523 and DUF1722 domain-containing protein — encoded protein: MDYVNVKPVICVSRCLGFDNCRWNGDTINDSFVNILKDFVEFHTICPESDIGLGIPRNPVRLIKGESEDDIYMIQPATGVDCTLKMIEYSQRILDKMDRVDGFLLKNASPSCGINNIKLYASAAKGSMIAKTSGLFAAAAQIKFPHAAFEDEGRLHNFILRENWLIDIFSIARFRALKEVRKIAALYDFHAQHKYLFMSYSHKKMQNLGHILANHDKSKLADIYQEYEKGLLELLALNPSIPRRINVLMHMFGYFSKELNPEERQYFLNILEEYRRGSMPFIVPIELIRNWALRFNSDYILKQIILQPYPKELLLLSDSGRGRNIKR
- a CDS encoding bifunctional methionine sulfoxide reductase B/A protein — translated: MKVIMIILMLISLSIGNSKEEKVKYNELTEAEKRVIEDKGTEAPFTGEYWDHFKAGVYTCKRCGSALYKSQDKFSSNCGWPSFDDEISGAVKHQMDADGSRTEIICANCGAHLGHVFSGEGYTDKNTRHCVNSISMVFEPVKQQEAAYVAGGCFWGVEYYLEELEGVISAESGYMGGSVDEPDYYQVGSGQTGHAETVRVIFDPEKITYKDIIIKFFEIHDPTQLDKQGPDHGKQYRSAIFYQDEKQRETTQNLINILNNKGYNVVTELAIAGEFWLAENYHQDYYQKKGGQPYCHRPVKRFD
- a CDS encoding HD domain-containing phosphohydrolase; its protein translation is EKLNGDGYPEGLTGDCIPLQARILALSDVFEALTATRPYKKSKKLSETYKILDKMVTANEIDEDLYKFAVEQDIFLKYAQKHLTEDQIDR